Proteins from a genomic interval of Pseudodesulfovibrio nedwellii:
- the betB gene encoding betaine-aldehyde dehydrogenase — MIKGKLYINGQWIESCSGKERDILNPFDASTIAMVAEGNRDDTKAAIKAARHAFDQGGWPQTPASERAKLLFKLADFIERDREEMARLESLDTGKTVEESRWDMDDIAGIFRYFAGLADKDGGEVIASPNPDSTSTVIREPVGVCGQVSPWNYPLLQASWKMAPALAAGCTIVMKPSEITPLTTLKVTELAEEAGFPAGVINTVLGPGPEVGAELAESDDVDLISFTGGIATGKTIMRAATGNVKKVALELGGKNPNIIFDDANFDLAVDYALNGVFFHAGQICSAGARVMVQSGIHDRFVEALRQRMERIVVGNGFDEKTQMGPLISAAHLAKVKNYIEIAKNEGAKLLLGGTRPTDPALQKGYFCMPTLFSECANDMRIVQEEVFGPVITIERFDTEEEAIERANDTIYGLSAGFWTSNVDRIERVSKALRFGTVWVNDFNVYFVQAPWGGYKQSGLGRELGKIGLEEYTEVKHIYRNYATKPINWFGG, encoded by the coding sequence ATGATCAAAGGCAAACTCTATATCAACGGCCAATGGATCGAATCGTGCTCCGGCAAGGAACGCGACATACTGAACCCGTTTGACGCTTCGACCATTGCGATGGTCGCCGAAGGAAATCGCGATGACACCAAAGCGGCCATCAAAGCGGCACGCCATGCCTTCGATCAGGGAGGCTGGCCGCAAACGCCAGCATCTGAACGGGCAAAACTCCTCTTCAAATTAGCCGACTTCATCGAGCGCGACCGCGAAGAAATGGCCCGACTGGAAAGTCTCGACACAGGAAAGACTGTGGAGGAAAGCCGGTGGGATATGGATGATATCGCGGGTATTTTCCGTTACTTCGCAGGGCTGGCAGACAAGGACGGCGGCGAGGTTATCGCCTCACCCAACCCGGACTCGACCAGCACAGTGATACGTGAGCCGGTGGGTGTCTGTGGACAGGTATCCCCTTGGAATTACCCACTGCTTCAGGCTTCATGGAAGATGGCCCCAGCGCTGGCCGCAGGATGTACCATCGTCATGAAACCAAGCGAGATCACCCCGCTGACCACCCTCAAGGTAACAGAACTCGCTGAAGAAGCCGGATTTCCGGCTGGTGTCATCAACACAGTGCTCGGCCCCGGCCCGGAAGTGGGTGCAGAACTGGCTGAGAGTGATGACGTCGACCTCATTTCCTTTACTGGCGGTATTGCCACCGGCAAGACCATCATGCGGGCCGCAACAGGCAACGTGAAAAAAGTGGCCTTGGAGCTGGGCGGCAAAAATCCCAATATCATTTTCGATGACGCAAACTTTGACCTTGCCGTGGACTACGCCCTCAACGGCGTTTTCTTCCATGCAGGTCAGATATGCTCTGCTGGCGCCCGAGTCATGGTACAGTCCGGCATCCACGACCGCTTTGTGGAAGCCCTGCGTCAGCGCATGGAGCGTATTGTCGTAGGCAACGGTTTCGATGAAAAGACCCAAATGGGACCGCTTATCTCCGCCGCCCATCTCGCCAAGGTAAAAAACTACATTGAAATAGCAAAAAACGAGGGTGCCAAGCTCCTTCTGGGTGGAACACGCCCGACTGATCCAGCCCTGCAAAAAGGGTATTTCTGCATGCCGACTTTATTCTCCGAATGCGCGAATGACATGCGCATTGTGCAGGAAGAAGTTTTCGGCCCCGTCATCACGATCGAACGGTTTGATACAGAAGAAGAAGCCATAGAACGGGCCAACGACACCATTTACGGTCTGTCCGCAGGATTCTGGACCAGCAATGTCGACCGCATCGAACGTGTTTCCAAGGCGCTCCGTTTTGGAACGGTGTGGGTAAACGACTTCAATGTATACTTCGTGCAAGCCCCTTGGGGCGGCTACAAACAATCCGGCTTGGGCCGTGAACTCGGAAAAATCGGCCTCGAAGAATATACCGAGGTCAAACACATTTACCGCAACTATGCCACCAAACCCATCAACTGGTTTGGCGGCTGA